A single window of Salvia splendens isolate huo1 chromosome 6, SspV2, whole genome shotgun sequence DNA harbors:
- the LOC121809038 gene encoding uncharacterized protein LOC121809038, translating into MSFNPLSAILKEHKLEGHNYIIWKQNLDIVLTAEEYKYVLTTECPPKPAANASTAVKETYRKWCKANEMAKCYMLASMSTVLQHQHQRMNTATEIMNNLNNLFGTQNRASKSLAFRSIMTKVMKEGTSVRDHVLEMTSHLNKIEVLGGIIDTESQVTIILQSLPASYQQFKLNFEMNKRAYTLAELLTELQSTEDLMVQTKAAMISSRPSSSGSKPGRGKKKA; encoded by the coding sequence atgtcgttcaatcctctttccgccATTCTCAAAGAACACAAACTCGAAGGTCATAACTATATcatatggaaacaaaacttggatatCGTTCTCACTGCCGAAGAGTACAAATATGTGCTCACTACTGAATGTCCACCTAAACCTGCTGCAAATGCTTCTACAGCAGTGAAAGAAACATACAGAAAGTGGTGTAAAGCAAATGAGATGgcgaagtgctacatgttggcttctatgtcaacAGTACTTCAACATCAGCATCAACGCATGAACACTGCTACTGAGATTATGAACAATCTTAATaacctttttggtactcagaatcgagcgTCTAAATCTTTAGCCTTTCGAAGCATCATGACTAAGGTTATGAAGGAGGGCacatctgtgagggaccatgtcctcgaaaTGACGAGCCACCTCAAtaaaattgaggttttgggagggatcATTGATACCGAGTCCCAAGTAACTATAATCCTTCAGAGTTTGCCAGCTAGCtatcagcagttcaagctcaatttcgagatgaacaagaGGGCTTACACCCTAGCTGAACTGTTGACTGAGTTGCAGTCAACGGAGGATCTTATGGTCCAGACAAAGGCTGCTATGATTAGTTCTAGGCCGTCTTCCTCAGGCTCTAAGCCAGGTAGGGGGAAGAAGAAAGCCTAG